The Phaenicophaeus curvirostris isolate KB17595 unplaced genomic scaffold, BPBGC_Pcur_1.0 scaffold_68, whole genome shotgun sequence region cgggatgggttttgttgtcgagaggagggatctggtgtcaccgggatgggatttggtgtcactgggatggattttggtgacaccaggatgggttttggtgtcaccatgatgggttttgttgtttacgggagggatctggtgtcactgggatgggtttttgtgccactgggatgggttttgatgtcaccgggatgggttttggtgtctagaagaggggtttgatgtcaccgggatgggttttggtgacaccgggatggattttggagtcaccgggctgggttttggtaacaccaggatggggtttggtgtcaccgggccgggtttgggtgtcactgggatgggtttgggtgtctagaagagggttttggtgtcaccaggatgggttttggtgtcgagaggaggggtttgatgtcaccgggatgggttttggtgtctagaagagggttttggtgtcaccatgatgggttttggtgtcaccgggatgggttttggcgacaccaggctgggtttcggtgtcaccgggccgggtttgggtgttgctgggatgggttttgttgtctagaagagggttgtggtgtcaccaggatggattttggtgtcgagaggagggattgggtgccaccaggctgggttttggtgccaccgggctgggttctggtgccaccatgatgggttctggtgtcaccgggccgggttcgggtgcccgcagaccctggtgcagcgcggggacgccatgcgctgccccggctgtgccgtggtggtgcagaagcgggacgggtgcgactggctgcgctgccgcctctgccaaaccgagatctgctgggtcaccaaagggccccggtggggacccgcggtgagagacacggggcactggggggcactgggagggactgggagggactggggccccggagaggccaccacggccaccagagagcccggagacaccacccggagagctggagatgccaccacggccaccggagagcccggagacaccactgggagagctggagatgccaccacggCCACTggagagcccggagacaccacccggagagctggagatgccaccacggcaaccggagagcccggagacaccacCCGGAGAGCTGGAGATtccaccatgggcacccagaagctgttggtggccccagaggagctgttggtggccccagagaagctgttggtgtccccggagacgctgttggtggccccggagacgctgttgatggccccagaggagctgctggtgtccccggagacgctgttggtggccccagaggagctgctggtgtccccggagacgctgttggtggccccggagacgctgttagTGGCCCCAgaagagctgctggtgacactggaggagctgttggtggccccagaggagctgctgctgacactggaggagctgctagtggccccagaggagctgttggtggccccggagaagctgctggtggcccctgaggagctgctggtggccccagaggaactgctggtggccccggagaagctgctggtggccccagaggagctgctggtcgCCCCGGAGAAGCAgatggtggccccggagaagcagatggtggccccagagacaCTGATGGTGGCAAcagagacgctgatggtggccctggagaagctactggtgatactggagaagctactggtggccccggagaagctgctggtgaccccagaggagctactggtgacgctggaggagctgctggtgatgctggaggagctgctggtggccccggaggagctgctggtgacactagaggagcagctggtggccccggagaagctgcttgtggccccggaggagctgctggtggccctggagaagctactggtgacactggaggagctgctggtggccccgtgacggggtcggtggctccggaggcgaccaataaacccaccgtgtgcagcacagagagcgccccacgcaccccgatccagggatcccgccccacggatcccgccccatggatcccaccccacggatcccaatCCAGGGTTCCCGCCcaacggatcccaccccacggatcccaatccagggatcccgccccacggatcccgccccacgcaccccgatccagggatcccaccccaaggatcccaccccatggatcccaccccacggctcagaccccagggaatggatcccaccccacggatctcaccccatggaatggatcccaccccatagcTCCGATCctaccccatggatcccaccccatggctccaatcccaccccatagatcgcaccccatggaatggatcccaccccatggatcccaccccgcggatcccaccccatagcTCCGATCCCATGGATCCCAGACTatggctccaatcccaccccatggatcccactccacagctcagaccccagggaatggatcccaccccacggatcccaccccatagctccaatcccaccccatggctcagaccccacagctcagaccccatggaatggatcccaccccacagctcagaccccatggatcccaccccatggatctgatcccaccccacggatcccaccccccggctcagaccccacggatccctccagctcctcgacctcctccctggaacgaatcctttatttttttattttttaatttctacttggggggccgataaatcatcttccagctcttcatcaccgaccacttgtgccgcttcaggtaataggagaggggggccaggagagccccgagaagcagcatctgggggggttaggaaggaaaaaaagggggttcaggaggtGCCCcagatggggggggggaaggggatgggtcggagccccccaaaaaacctttaatcccattcgcTTGCGGTGATCGTGCTCGGGCTCAGCCGCCCGGCGCAGGAAGGTGCAGACGTCCTTGGCGATCTGAGACATGGTGGCGGGGGTCCCTGCggggaaaaaggggggtcaGGGTGACAAAGAGCCCCAAAAGAAGCTCGAAATGGGGAAAATCGCCcctaaaaaccccaaaaacccaccgaAATAGGACAAATGGCCCCTAAAAACCCTAAAACCCCACCTCAATATAACAAAAGCCCCCTAAAAATCCTCCTAAATAGaacaaatgccccctaaaaacccTCCTAAATATAAGATatgacccctaaaccccctaaaaacccacttaaatacaacaaaggaccctaaaaacccacctaaataggAAAAatgacccctaaaccccctcctaaatacaagaaattacccctaaaacccctaaaaacccacttaaatacaacaaaggaccctaaaaacccacctaaataggATAAatgacccctaaaccccctcctaaatacaagaaatgacccctaaaccccctaaaaacccacttaaatacaacaaaggaccctaaaaacccacctaaataggATAAatgacccctaaaccccctcctaaatacaagaaatgacccctaaaccccctaaaaacccacttaaatacaacaaaggacccctaaaaacccacctaaatacaagAAGTGACCCCTAAATACACTATAACCCCACTTAACTACCAGAAATGCCCCCTAAGACCCCTAAAACCCCTcctaaatacaccaaatgcccctaaaaacccacctaaatacaccAAATGTCCCTAAAAATCcataaaaacccacctaaatacaacaaaggacccttaaaaaaccctaaaaacccacccaaacatAACAAAAGACACCTAAAACCCCACCTAAATACAGCCAATGCCCCTAAAAACCCTcctaaatacaagaaatgacccctaaatacactaaaaatccacttaaatacaacaaatgccCCCCAAAACTCCTAAAACCCCACCTAAATGCaacaaatgccccctaaaaacccTCCTAAATACAAGAAATGCCCCCTAAAACCCTCCTAAATCCAcctaaatacaccaaatgctcctaaaaacccacctaaatacaccAAATGACCCCTAAATACACTAAAACCCCacctaaatacaacaaatgccccccaaaaacccataaaaacccacctaaatacaccaaatgccccctaaaaacccataaaaacccacctaaatacaccaaatgccccctaaaaacccacctaaaacTAAAAATTGACCCCTAAATAcactaaaaacccacctaaatacaacaaatgcccctaaaaacccacctaaaaacaaaacatgaccCCTAAATACACTAAAAACCCACTGAAATACAACAAATGCCCCCAAAAACCCCTGAAAACCCACCTAAATGCAGCAAATGCCCCTCAAAACCCacttaaatacaaaaaatgacccctaaaaaccctcctaaatacaaaaaaatgtcCCTAAAATCCCTAAAACCCCACCTAAATACACCAAAGGACCCCTAAAAATCCACCTAAATACAGCAAATGCCCCTAATACCCCCTAAAAACCCTCCTAAATGTAACAAAtgcccctaaaaacccacctaaatacaccaaatgcccctaaaaacccacctaaataacCCAAAAGCCCCCTAAAAAACCCTAAATACATCAAATACCCCTAaaccccccaattaaccccttaaacgcccccgggaccccccaaaccccaaattaaccccctaaacacccccaattaaccccccaaacaccccaattaaccccctaaacccaattaaccccccaaacaccccaattaaccccctaagtacgactatggtggggtacaagcttttcaggcgggataggaagggtaggagaggaggcggggtagccctctttgtaagggaggacttggacatcactgagatggattgtggagatgaggaggttgagtgcctgtgggtcaaaatcagaggagcccaccagaaggtagattttgtgatgggagtctgttacagaccacccaaccaaggagaagcagcagatgagctcttctataaacagctgcggtcaatctctagatcgatgcctctcgttctggtgggagacttcaatctgcctgatatctgctgggtgtacaacacggcagaaaggaagcagtctaggaggttcctggagtgcgtgggagacaacttcctcgcacagttggtgaatgaaccaaccagggaaggtgccctcctggacctcctgttggtgaacagagaaggccttgtgggggatgtggcggtaggtggacgcctaggactaagcgaccatgagatgataaaattttctgttctaggtgaagtgaagagggtggttagcaagacggtaacattaaatttccagagggcagactttgatctcttcagcaggctggttggtgaagtctcatgggagacagtacgcaagggcaagggagcccaggagggctgggagctcttcaaaagggtggtcctagcagctcaggagaaagccatccccgtggtccggaaaaaaagccggcaggggagaaagccagcttggttgaatagagagatcttgagggatatcaagaagaaaagaaatgtttatggcctctggaagaagggacaggcctcttgggtggactacaggagggaagtgagattgtgtagggaaaaaatcagaagggctaaggctcagctagaaattggattggccaagtcagtgaaagagaacaaaaaatctttctacaaatatataaataataaaaggcggactagggagaccatacagtccctattggacacagaagggacaacagtaacaggggatgaggaaaaggctgaggtacttaatgccttctttgcctcagtctttagtcgtaaggagggtcgttccgtctgtgtacaaacccaggagctagaggagcaaaatgaggctcccatgatccaagaggaggtggtcagagccttgctagcccgactggacagtcacaagtctatggggccggacgggattcaccctagggtactgaaggagctggcggatgtgctggccaaacccctttccatcatcttccaacagtcctggaagactggggaagtcccactggactggaggctgatgttgtgcccatctacaaaaagggctgcagggaggacccagggaactacaggcctgtcagtctgacctcagtgccagggaaagtcatggaacaggtgatcttgagtgctatcatgaagcacatgcaagagaactgggtgatcaggcccagtcaacatgggttcacaaaaggcaggtcttgccagactaacctgatcgccttctatgacaaagtgacccggctactggatgagggaaaggctgtggatggatcttcctggacttcagcaaagcctttgacacagtttctcacagcgttctgcttgagaaactgtcagcctctgggctggacaggcgcacactctcctgggtggaaaactggttggctggagggcccagagagtggtgggaaatggtgtgaaatccagctggaggccagtgacaagtggggttccccagggctcagtgctgggtccagccctgttcaatgtcttcatcaatgatctggatgaaggcatcgagtgcaccctgagcaagtttgcggacgacactaagctgggtggaagtgtcgatctgctggagggtcgggaggctccaaagggatctgaacaggctggaccgctgggcagagtccaatggcatgaggtttaacaaggccaaatgccgggtcctgcacttggggcacaacaaccctgtgcagtgctacagactgggagaagtctgtctagaaagctgcctggaggagagggacctgggggtgttggttgacggcgactgaacatgagccagcaggggcccaggtggccaagaaggccaatggcatcttggcttggatcagacacggcgtgaccagcaggtccagggaggttctcctccctctgtactcagcgctggtgagaccgctcctcgaatcctgtgttcagttctgggcccctcaccacaagaaggatgttgaggctctggagagagtccagagaagagcaacaaagctggtgaaggggctggagaacacgaGGAGCCTGTGAGGAAcctggggatgttcagcctggagaagaggaggctgaggggagacctcattgctctctacaactccctgaaaggacgttgtagagaggagggtgctggcctcttctcccaagtgacaggggacaggacaagagggaatggcctcaagctccgacaggggaggtttaggctggacattaggaaaaaattcttcacagaaagggtcattgggcactggaacaggctgcccagggagggggttgagtccccttccctggaggtgtttaaggcacgggtggacgaggtgctgagggacatgggttagtgtttggtaggaacggttggactcggtgatccggtgggtctcttccaacctggttattctgtgattctgtgattctgtgattctgtgattctgtgacacggAGGGATCGGGAGCCGGAAAAAGGGGTCAGGAAGCGGGATTGGGACGCGGGAAGAGCCTCCGACCCGGCCCAGAGCCTTCAAACTgggaggatggagctgggatggggatgaaggttactggtttgtactgggagGGAGGGCCCAGACCCAGCTGGGGACACGAGGAGCGGGGTGCAGGGTGTTGATTTTACCACCTTAGGGTTGAACTTTGAGCTTagagggtggattttggggtgcagggggggtgcCAGGTGGTGAATTagggtgcagggggtggattttggggtgcctgggggtgattttggggtgctaggggtgattttggggtgcctgggggtgattttggggtgcaggaggtggattttggggtgcagggaggcacctccagagggttctgagccttgatccacgagctggaggcacctccagagggttctgagccttgatccatgagctggaggcacctccagagggttctgagccttgatccatgagtttggaggcacctccagagggttctgagccttgatccatgagctggaggcacctccagagggatctgagccttgatccatggactggaggcacctccagagggatctcagccttgatccatgagctggaggcacctccagagggttctgagcctcggtccatgagctggaggcacctccagagggttctgagcctcgatccatgagctggaggcacctccagagggttctgagccttgatccatgagctggaagcacctccagagggttctgagccttgatccatgggctggaggcacctccagagggttctgagccttgatccatgagctggaggcacctccagagggggTTTTTGATGGATCCATGGGGTTGAGGCACCTCCGGAGGCTTCCGAGCTCCAAGTTGAGGTTGTCCAAGGGGCTTTTTCCGCCCCGTTAACCCCTTCCTCCCCGGCTCCTCCAGCCACGGGGGTGAGGACTACGTCTTCTCCTTGCTGACGGGCTCCTGCGACCCCCCGGCCGGCGTCTCCGTGCGGGAAGGGCTCCACTACAACCCCTACTTCCCCGGCCAGGCCATCGGCATGGCCCCCCCCATCTACAACGAGGTCCTCGAGTTCGATGACGGTAAAAaaaagggggtcacaggggttaattggggtgtttgggggggctctggggcggttttgggggtctcaggggcgtttaaggggttaattggggtgtttaatgggttaattggggtgtttgggggctAATTGtggtgtttgggggtgtttaaggggttaattggggtgtttagGGGGTTAATTGGGATGTTTAAGgcgttaattggggtgtttgggggggtcacgGGGTTtttaaggggttaattggggtcGTTTAAGGGGTttattggggtgtttggggggtcacgggggtgtttaaggggttaattggggggtttggggggttaattggggtgtttgggggggcactggggtagtttggggttttttaagggataaattggggtgtttgggggatTAATTGGGAtgtttgggggtgtttaaggggttAATTTTAGTGTTTAGGTGGTAATTGGGGTGcttggggggttaattggggtgtttgggggtgtttagggggttaattggggtgtttgggggtgtttagggcgttaattggggtgtttggggggttatTTGGGGTGTTTCGGGGGCACTGGGGcggtttgggggtttttaagGGATaaattggggtgtttggggggttaattgggatgtttgggggtgtttaaggggttaattggggggCTTAGGGGGTgaattggggggtttggggggtcacaggggcgtttaaggggttaattgggatgtttggggggttaattggggtgtttgggggtttaattggggtgtttgggggttaATCGGGgtgttaattggggtgtttgggggtgaattggggtgtttggggggttaattggggtgtttgggggtggttagggggttaattggggtgtttggggggttaattggggtgtttgggggtggttagggggttaattggggtgtttggggggttaattggggtgtttgggggtgtttaaggggttaattggggtgtttgggggttaATTGGGAtgtttgggggtgtttaaggcGTTAACTGGGGGGCTTAGGGGGTgaattggggggtttggggggtcccgggggc contains the following coding sequences:
- the LOC138734178 gene encoding cytochrome c1, heme protein, mitochondrial-like, yielding MGLRHLRRLPSSKLSHGGEDYVFSLLTGSCDPPAGVSVREGLHYNPYFPGQAIGMAPPIYNEVLEFDDGTPATMSQIAKDVCTFLRWAAEPEHDHRKRMGLKMLLLGALLAPPSYYLKRHKWSVTKSRKMIYRPPK